ATTAATGAAACACCAGCGGCATTCTTCTCCGGCGCGTAACGTGCGCCGCCACTCTATTCACGAGAGCGGTGGTTACGAGATTCGTTTCACGATCTCACCGAATTACCATCGTAGCAGGACCAGAACCGTGTCACGCCGCGTAAATTGAgatgcgcgcgcacacgcgtgGCCGTTCGCGGGGTGTCAAGGCCAATCAGCGCTGCGCACGATTCTCGCGGTGCAGGTGGGTGGGTGTCATCGACCTGCATTGTACGTGCGACCGCGGCGCGTGGAATGTCGTTCGCGTCGCGCATCGGGTTGTGTTGCCGTCGACGTCTCGGTGCTGCGTTAGTATCGTCGCACGATCGAGGAGCCAGCGACCACGTCGCCGAACGAGGTAAACGTCCGTTCCACGCGCTGCGTGCACGATTATGGCGAATCGACCGCACTCGAAACCGGTGTGACGCAATCGCCCGGCCAGAAGAAATATTTGGCACACGACGTGGAAACAACCTCTGCGCACGGCGTCGCACCGACGCGGAGCGGCAACGGAATAGATACAAAGAGCGCGCGTCGTCGCGCCGCGCCACCGCGACTGCACGCGCCGAGACATTTGCGTCGAAGAGATCGGTGGAACGAAGGCCGTGGACGTCTCTCTCCCGGCGCGGCGGTGACGCTCGCGCTGGCC
This window of the Ptiloglossa arizonensis isolate GNS036 chromosome 5, iyPtiAriz1_principal, whole genome shotgun sequence genome carries:
- the LOC143147297 gene encoding uncharacterized protein LOC143147297 gives rise to the protein MSFASRIGLCCRRRLGAALVSSHDRGASDHVAERGKRPFHALRARLWRIDRTRNRCDAIARPEEIFGTRRGNNLCARRRTDAERQRNRYKERASSRRATATARAETFASKRSVERRPWTSLSRRGGDARAGQRMSIRGQ